One part of the Ornithorhynchus anatinus isolate Pmale09 chromosome 21, mOrnAna1.pri.v4, whole genome shotgun sequence genome encodes these proteins:
- the C21H6orf120 gene encoding UPF0669 protein C6orf120 homolog — protein MATHWTRAFLIFLASQVLSVNSFEEEEVPAEWVLLHVVQGQIGAGNYSYLRLNHEGKIILQMQSLKGDADLYVSDTTLHPSFDDYELQSVTCGQDVVFVPEHFQRPVGIGIYGHPSHLESEFEMKVYYDQTVVEYPFGKASYGTDGSETSHRQSYAPEETSQEEESVVWTILIGILKLILEILF, from the coding sequence ATGGCAACCCATTGGACCAGAGCCTTTCTCATCTTTCTAGCATCTCAAGTACTGTCCGTAAACAGCTTTGAGGAAGAGGAAGTTCCTGCAGAATGGGTACTCCTGCATGTAGTTCAGGGTCAGATTGGCGCTGGAAATTATAGTTATTTGAGACTGAATCATGAAGGGAAGATAATACTCCAGATGCAGAGCTTAAAGGGCGACGCAGACTTGTATGTATCTGATACTACGCTTCATCCGAGTTTTGATGACTATGAGTTACAATCTGTTACTTGTGGCCAGGATGTTGTTTTTGTGCCGGAACATTTCCAACGCCCTGTGGGAATAGGCATCTATGGGCACCCGTCACACCTCGAAAGTGAATTTGAAATGAAAGTATATTATGATCAAACAGTTGTAGAGTATCCATTTGGCAAGGCTTCGTATGGTACAGATGGTTCAGAGACAAGCCATAGGCAATCTTATGCACCAGAAGAGACATCTCAAGAAGAGGAGTCGGTCGTTTGGACAATACTAATTGGAATTTTGAAACTAATACTTGAAATTCTTTTCTAA
- the PHF10 gene encoding PHD finger protein 10 isoform X2 has product MAAAAAAVPIPVSAAPAGGLLSPRLGPSQPASPGAPSPKDDIEENSNDDTQPSKRRRMGSGDSSRSCETSSQDLGFSYFPAENLIEYKWPPDETGEYYMLQEQVSEYLGVTSFKRKYPERRDLSHKEKLYLRELNVITETQCTLGLTALRSDEVIDLMIKEYPAKHAEYSVILQEKERQRITDHYKEYSQMQQQNTQKVEASKVPEYIKKAAKKAAEFNSSLNRERMEERRAYFDLQTHVIQVPQGKYKVLPSERTKVSSYPVALIPGQFQEYYKRYSPDELRYLPLNTALYEPPLDPELPALDSDGDSDDAEEGRGDEKRKNKGTSDSSSGNVSEGEGPTENQEDSFQGKQKTRDKVTPRKDGSKRSVLSKTVPGYKPKVIPNAICGICLKGKESNKKGKAESLIHCSQCDNSGHPSCLDMTTELVSMIKTYPWQCMECKTCIICGQPHHEEEMMFCDVCDRGYHTFCVGLGAIPSGRWICDCCQRAPLTPRKGGRRGKNSKEG; this is encoded by the exons atggcggcggcggcggcggcggtcccGATCCCGGTCTCGGCGGCCCCGGCCGGCGGCCTGCTCTCCCCGCGCCTGGGCCCCAGCCAGCCGGCCAGCCCCGGCGCCCCGTCCCCCAAG gATGACATTGAAGAAAATTCCAACGATGACACCCAGCCATccaaaaggaggaggatgggctCAGGAGACAGCTCCCGGAGTTGTGAAACATCTAGTCAAGACCTTGG CTTTAGCTACTTTCCAGCTGAAAATTTGATAGAATATAAATGGCCACCCGATGAAACAGGCGAATACTACATGCTTCAGGAACAAGTCAGTGAATACTTGGGAGTGACATCATTTAAGCGGAAATATCCAG AGCGACGAGATTTGTCTCACAAGGAGAAACTATACCTTAGGGAATTAAATGTCATCACAGAGACTCAATGTACACTAG GTTTAACGGCATTGCGTAGTGATGAAGTTATCGATCTGATGATTAAAGAATACCCCGCTAAACATGCCGAATATTCGGTTATTCTGCAAGAGAAAGAACGCCAGCGAATAACAGACCATTATAAAGAGTATTCT CAAATGCAACAGCAAAACACTCAGAAAGTGGAAGCCAGCAAAGTTCCAGAATACATTAAGAAAGCGGCCAAAAAAGCGGCAGAGTTTAACAGCAGCTTAAATCGGGAACGCATGGAAGAAAGAAGAGCTTATTTTGATTTACAGACCCAT GTTATCCAAGTGCCCCAAGGAAAATACAAAGTCTTACCTTCAGAGCGAACGAAGGTCAGTTCCTATCCAGTGGCTCTCATACCGGGACAGTTCCAGGAGTATTATAAAAG GTACTCGCCAGATGAACTACGTTATTTGCCATTAAACACAGCACTGTATGAACCCCCTCTGGACCCAGAGCTGCCTGCTTTAGACAGCGACGGAGATTCAGATGATGCCGAAGAGGGACGAGGTgatgagaaaagaaaaaacaaaggcaCTTCG GACAGCTCCTCTGGAAATGTCTCTGAAGGTGAAGGTCCCACTGAAAACCAGGAGGATTCTTTTCAAGGAAAGCAAAAAACAAGAGACAAAGTTACTCCAAGAAAAGATGGTTCCAAACGTTCTGTTCTTTCCAAAACAGTTCCTGGGTACAAG CCAAAGGTCATTCCCAATGCTATATGTGGAATTTGTCTGAAGGGTAAGGAGTCCAACAAGAAAGGAAAGGCTGAATCACTTATACACTGCTCCCAATGTGACAACAGTG GCCACCCTTCCTGCCTGGACATGACCACGGAGCTCGTTTCTATGATTAAGACTTACCCATGGCAATGTATGGAGTGTAAAACTTGTATTATATGCGGACAGCCCCACCATGAAGAAGAAATGATGTTCTGTGACGTATGTGACCGAGGTTACCATACTTTTTGCGTGGGGCTTGGTGCTATTCCATCAG GTCGCTGGATTTGTGATTGTTGTCAAAGAGCTCCCCTAACACCCAGGAAAGGGGGAAGACGGGGAAAAAACAGCAAGGAaggataa
- the PHF10 gene encoding PHD finger protein 10 isoform X3, translated as MSGAWPIDDIEENSNDDTQPSKRRRMGSGDSSRSCETSSQDLGFSYFPAENLIEYKWPPDETGEYYMLQEQVSEYLGVTSFKRKYPDLERRDLSHKEKLYLRELNVITETQCTLGLTALRSDEVIDLMIKEYPAKHAEYSVILQEKERQRITDHYKEYSQMQQQNTQKVEASKVPEYIKKAAKKAAEFNSSLNRERMEERRAYFDLQTHVIQVPQGKYKVLPSERTKVSSYPVALIPGQFQEYYKRYSPDELRYLPLNTALYEPPLDPELPALDSDGDSDDAEEGRGDEKRKNKGTSDSSSGNVSEGEGPTENQEDSFQGKQKTRDKVTPRKDGSKRSVLSKTVPGYKPKVIPNAICGICLKGKESNKKGKAESLIHCSQCDNSGHPSCLDMTTELVSMIKTYPWQCMECKTCIICGQPHHEEEMMFCDVCDRGYHTFCVGLGAIPSGRWICDCCQRAPLTPRKGGRRGKNSKEG; from the exons ATgagcggtgcttggcccata gATGACATTGAAGAAAATTCCAACGATGACACCCAGCCATccaaaaggaggaggatgggctCAGGAGACAGCTCCCGGAGTTGTGAAACATCTAGTCAAGACCTTGG CTTTAGCTACTTTCCAGCTGAAAATTTGATAGAATATAAATGGCCACCCGATGAAACAGGCGAATACTACATGCTTCAGGAACAAGTCAGTGAATACTTGGGAGTGACATCATTTAAGCGGAAATATCCAG aTTTAGAGCGACGAGATTTGTCTCACAAGGAGAAACTATACCTTAGGGAATTAAATGTCATCACAGAGACTCAATGTACACTAG GTTTAACGGCATTGCGTAGTGATGAAGTTATCGATCTGATGATTAAAGAATACCCCGCTAAACATGCCGAATATTCGGTTATTCTGCAAGAGAAAGAACGCCAGCGAATAACAGACCATTATAAAGAGTATTCT CAAATGCAACAGCAAAACACTCAGAAAGTGGAAGCCAGCAAAGTTCCAGAATACATTAAGAAAGCGGCCAAAAAAGCGGCAGAGTTTAACAGCAGCTTAAATCGGGAACGCATGGAAGAAAGAAGAGCTTATTTTGATTTACAGACCCAT GTTATCCAAGTGCCCCAAGGAAAATACAAAGTCTTACCTTCAGAGCGAACGAAGGTCAGTTCCTATCCAGTGGCTCTCATACCGGGACAGTTCCAGGAGTATTATAAAAG GTACTCGCCAGATGAACTACGTTATTTGCCATTAAACACAGCACTGTATGAACCCCCTCTGGACCCAGAGCTGCCTGCTTTAGACAGCGACGGAGATTCAGATGATGCCGAAGAGGGACGAGGTgatgagaaaagaaaaaacaaaggcaCTTCG GACAGCTCCTCTGGAAATGTCTCTGAAGGTGAAGGTCCCACTGAAAACCAGGAGGATTCTTTTCAAGGAAAGCAAAAAACAAGAGACAAAGTTACTCCAAGAAAAGATGGTTCCAAACGTTCTGTTCTTTCCAAAACAGTTCCTGGGTACAAG CCAAAGGTCATTCCCAATGCTATATGTGGAATTTGTCTGAAGGGTAAGGAGTCCAACAAGAAAGGAAAGGCTGAATCACTTATACACTGCTCCCAATGTGACAACAGTG GCCACCCTTCCTGCCTGGACATGACCACGGAGCTCGTTTCTATGATTAAGACTTACCCATGGCAATGTATGGAGTGTAAAACTTGTATTATATGCGGACAGCCCCACCATGAAGAAGAAATGATGTTCTGTGACGTATGTGACCGAGGTTACCATACTTTTTGCGTGGGGCTTGGTGCTATTCCATCAG GTCGCTGGATTTGTGATTGTTGTCAAAGAGCTCCCCTAACACCCAGGAAAGGGGGAAGACGGGGAAAAAACAGCAAGGAaggataa
- the PHF10 gene encoding PHD finger protein 10 isoform X4, which produces MAAAAAAVPIPVSAAPAGGLLSPRLGPSQPASPGAPSPKDDIEENSNDDTQPSKRRRMGSGDSSRSCETSSQDLGFSYFPAENLIEYKWPPDETGEYYMLQEQVSEYLGVTSFKRKYPDLERRDLSHKEKLYLRELNVITETQCTLGLTALRSDEVIDLMIKEYPAKHAEYSVILQEKERQRITDHYKEYSQMQQQNTQKVEASKVPEYIKKAAKKAAEFNSSLNRERMEERRAYFDLQTHVIQVPQGKYKVLPSERTKVSSYPVALIPGQFQEYYKRYSPDELRYLPLNTALYEPPLDPELPALDSDGDSDDAEEGRGDEKRKNKGTSPKVIPNAICGICLKGKESNKKGKAESLIHCSQCDNSGHPSCLDMTTELVSMIKTYPWQCMECKTCIICGQPHHEEEMMFCDVCDRGYHTFCVGLGAIPSGRWICDCCQRAPLTPRKGGRRGKNSKEG; this is translated from the exons atggcggcggcggcggcggcggtcccGATCCCGGTCTCGGCGGCCCCGGCCGGCGGCCTGCTCTCCCCGCGCCTGGGCCCCAGCCAGCCGGCCAGCCCCGGCGCCCCGTCCCCCAAG gATGACATTGAAGAAAATTCCAACGATGACACCCAGCCATccaaaaggaggaggatgggctCAGGAGACAGCTCCCGGAGTTGTGAAACATCTAGTCAAGACCTTGG CTTTAGCTACTTTCCAGCTGAAAATTTGATAGAATATAAATGGCCACCCGATGAAACAGGCGAATACTACATGCTTCAGGAACAAGTCAGTGAATACTTGGGAGTGACATCATTTAAGCGGAAATATCCAG aTTTAGAGCGACGAGATTTGTCTCACAAGGAGAAACTATACCTTAGGGAATTAAATGTCATCACAGAGACTCAATGTACACTAG GTTTAACGGCATTGCGTAGTGATGAAGTTATCGATCTGATGATTAAAGAATACCCCGCTAAACATGCCGAATATTCGGTTATTCTGCAAGAGAAAGAACGCCAGCGAATAACAGACCATTATAAAGAGTATTCT CAAATGCAACAGCAAAACACTCAGAAAGTGGAAGCCAGCAAAGTTCCAGAATACATTAAGAAAGCGGCCAAAAAAGCGGCAGAGTTTAACAGCAGCTTAAATCGGGAACGCATGGAAGAAAGAAGAGCTTATTTTGATTTACAGACCCAT GTTATCCAAGTGCCCCAAGGAAAATACAAAGTCTTACCTTCAGAGCGAACGAAGGTCAGTTCCTATCCAGTGGCTCTCATACCGGGACAGTTCCAGGAGTATTATAAAAG GTACTCGCCAGATGAACTACGTTATTTGCCATTAAACACAGCACTGTATGAACCCCCTCTGGACCCAGAGCTGCCTGCTTTAGACAGCGACGGAGATTCAGATGATGCCGAAGAGGGACGAGGTgatgagaaaagaaaaaacaaaggcaCTTCG CCAAAGGTCATTCCCAATGCTATATGTGGAATTTGTCTGAAGGGTAAGGAGTCCAACAAGAAAGGAAAGGCTGAATCACTTATACACTGCTCCCAATGTGACAACAGTG GCCACCCTTCCTGCCTGGACATGACCACGGAGCTCGTTTCTATGATTAAGACTTACCCATGGCAATGTATGGAGTGTAAAACTTGTATTATATGCGGACAGCCCCACCATGAAGAAGAAATGATGTTCTGTGACGTATGTGACCGAGGTTACCATACTTTTTGCGTGGGGCTTGGTGCTATTCCATCAG GTCGCTGGATTTGTGATTGTTGTCAAAGAGCTCCCCTAACACCCAGGAAAGGGGGAAGACGGGGAAAAAACAGCAAGGAaggataa
- the PHF10 gene encoding PHD finger protein 10 isoform X1: MAAAAAAVPIPVSAAPAGGLLSPRLGPSQPASPGAPSPKDDIEENSNDDTQPSKRRRMGSGDSSRSCETSSQDLGFSYFPAENLIEYKWPPDETGEYYMLQEQVSEYLGVTSFKRKYPDLERRDLSHKEKLYLRELNVITETQCTLGLTALRSDEVIDLMIKEYPAKHAEYSVILQEKERQRITDHYKEYSQMQQQNTQKVEASKVPEYIKKAAKKAAEFNSSLNRERMEERRAYFDLQTHVIQVPQGKYKVLPSERTKVSSYPVALIPGQFQEYYKRYSPDELRYLPLNTALYEPPLDPELPALDSDGDSDDAEEGRGDEKRKNKGTSDSSSGNVSEGEGPTENQEDSFQGKQKTRDKVTPRKDGSKRSVLSKTVPGYKPKVIPNAICGICLKGKESNKKGKAESLIHCSQCDNSGHPSCLDMTTELVSMIKTYPWQCMECKTCIICGQPHHEEEMMFCDVCDRGYHTFCVGLGAIPSGRWICDCCQRAPLTPRKGGRRGKNSKEG; this comes from the exons atggcggcggcggcggcggcggtcccGATCCCGGTCTCGGCGGCCCCGGCCGGCGGCCTGCTCTCCCCGCGCCTGGGCCCCAGCCAGCCGGCCAGCCCCGGCGCCCCGTCCCCCAAG gATGACATTGAAGAAAATTCCAACGATGACACCCAGCCATccaaaaggaggaggatgggctCAGGAGACAGCTCCCGGAGTTGTGAAACATCTAGTCAAGACCTTGG CTTTAGCTACTTTCCAGCTGAAAATTTGATAGAATATAAATGGCCACCCGATGAAACAGGCGAATACTACATGCTTCAGGAACAAGTCAGTGAATACTTGGGAGTGACATCATTTAAGCGGAAATATCCAG aTTTAGAGCGACGAGATTTGTCTCACAAGGAGAAACTATACCTTAGGGAATTAAATGTCATCACAGAGACTCAATGTACACTAG GTTTAACGGCATTGCGTAGTGATGAAGTTATCGATCTGATGATTAAAGAATACCCCGCTAAACATGCCGAATATTCGGTTATTCTGCAAGAGAAAGAACGCCAGCGAATAACAGACCATTATAAAGAGTATTCT CAAATGCAACAGCAAAACACTCAGAAAGTGGAAGCCAGCAAAGTTCCAGAATACATTAAGAAAGCGGCCAAAAAAGCGGCAGAGTTTAACAGCAGCTTAAATCGGGAACGCATGGAAGAAAGAAGAGCTTATTTTGATTTACAGACCCAT GTTATCCAAGTGCCCCAAGGAAAATACAAAGTCTTACCTTCAGAGCGAACGAAGGTCAGTTCCTATCCAGTGGCTCTCATACCGGGACAGTTCCAGGAGTATTATAAAAG GTACTCGCCAGATGAACTACGTTATTTGCCATTAAACACAGCACTGTATGAACCCCCTCTGGACCCAGAGCTGCCTGCTTTAGACAGCGACGGAGATTCAGATGATGCCGAAGAGGGACGAGGTgatgagaaaagaaaaaacaaaggcaCTTCG GACAGCTCCTCTGGAAATGTCTCTGAAGGTGAAGGTCCCACTGAAAACCAGGAGGATTCTTTTCAAGGAAAGCAAAAAACAAGAGACAAAGTTACTCCAAGAAAAGATGGTTCCAAACGTTCTGTTCTTTCCAAAACAGTTCCTGGGTACAAG CCAAAGGTCATTCCCAATGCTATATGTGGAATTTGTCTGAAGGGTAAGGAGTCCAACAAGAAAGGAAAGGCTGAATCACTTATACACTGCTCCCAATGTGACAACAGTG GCCACCCTTCCTGCCTGGACATGACCACGGAGCTCGTTTCTATGATTAAGACTTACCCATGGCAATGTATGGAGTGTAAAACTTGTATTATATGCGGACAGCCCCACCATGAAGAAGAAATGATGTTCTGTGACGTATGTGACCGAGGTTACCATACTTTTTGCGTGGGGCTTGGTGCTATTCCATCAG GTCGCTGGATTTGTGATTGTTGTCAAAGAGCTCCCCTAACACCCAGGAAAGGGGGAAGACGGGGAAAAAACAGCAAGGAaggataa
- the PHF10 gene encoding PHD finger protein 10 isoform X5: protein MGSGDSSRSCETSSQDLGFSYFPAENLIEYKWPPDETGEYYMLQEQVSEYLGVTSFKRKYPDLERRDLSHKEKLYLRELNVITETQCTLGLTALRSDEVIDLMIKEYPAKHAEYSVILQEKERQRITDHYKEYSQMQQQNTQKVEASKVPEYIKKAAKKAAEFNSSLNRERMEERRAYFDLQTHVIQVPQGKYKVLPSERTKVSSYPVALIPGQFQEYYKRYSPDELRYLPLNTALYEPPLDPELPALDSDGDSDDAEEGRGDEKRKNKGTSDSSSGNVSEGEGPTENQEDSFQGKQKTRDKVTPRKDGSKRSVLSKTVPGYKPKVIPNAICGICLKGKESNKKGKAESLIHCSQCDNSGHPSCLDMTTELVSMIKTYPWQCMECKTCIICGQPHHEEEMMFCDVCDRGYHTFCVGLGAIPSGRWICDCCQRAPLTPRKGGRRGKNSKEG from the exons atgggctCAGGAGACAGCTCCCGGAGTTGTGAAACATCTAGTCAAGACCTTGG CTTTAGCTACTTTCCAGCTGAAAATTTGATAGAATATAAATGGCCACCCGATGAAACAGGCGAATACTACATGCTTCAGGAACAAGTCAGTGAATACTTGGGAGTGACATCATTTAAGCGGAAATATCCAG aTTTAGAGCGACGAGATTTGTCTCACAAGGAGAAACTATACCTTAGGGAATTAAATGTCATCACAGAGACTCAATGTACACTAG GTTTAACGGCATTGCGTAGTGATGAAGTTATCGATCTGATGATTAAAGAATACCCCGCTAAACATGCCGAATATTCGGTTATTCTGCAAGAGAAAGAACGCCAGCGAATAACAGACCATTATAAAGAGTATTCT CAAATGCAACAGCAAAACACTCAGAAAGTGGAAGCCAGCAAAGTTCCAGAATACATTAAGAAAGCGGCCAAAAAAGCGGCAGAGTTTAACAGCAGCTTAAATCGGGAACGCATGGAAGAAAGAAGAGCTTATTTTGATTTACAGACCCAT GTTATCCAAGTGCCCCAAGGAAAATACAAAGTCTTACCTTCAGAGCGAACGAAGGTCAGTTCCTATCCAGTGGCTCTCATACCGGGACAGTTCCAGGAGTATTATAAAAG GTACTCGCCAGATGAACTACGTTATTTGCCATTAAACACAGCACTGTATGAACCCCCTCTGGACCCAGAGCTGCCTGCTTTAGACAGCGACGGAGATTCAGATGATGCCGAAGAGGGACGAGGTgatgagaaaagaaaaaacaaaggcaCTTCG GACAGCTCCTCTGGAAATGTCTCTGAAGGTGAAGGTCCCACTGAAAACCAGGAGGATTCTTTTCAAGGAAAGCAAAAAACAAGAGACAAAGTTACTCCAAGAAAAGATGGTTCCAAACGTTCTGTTCTTTCCAAAACAGTTCCTGGGTACAAG CCAAAGGTCATTCCCAATGCTATATGTGGAATTTGTCTGAAGGGTAAGGAGTCCAACAAGAAAGGAAAGGCTGAATCACTTATACACTGCTCCCAATGTGACAACAGTG GCCACCCTTCCTGCCTGGACATGACCACGGAGCTCGTTTCTATGATTAAGACTTACCCATGGCAATGTATGGAGTGTAAAACTTGTATTATATGCGGACAGCCCCACCATGAAGAAGAAATGATGTTCTGTGACGTATGTGACCGAGGTTACCATACTTTTTGCGTGGGGCTTGGTGCTATTCCATCAG GTCGCTGGATTTGTGATTGTTGTCAAAGAGCTCCCCTAACACCCAGGAAAGGGGGAAGACGGGGAAAAAACAGCAAGGAaggataa